CCCACCGGAACCTGCATAATTTTGCCGGTGCGTTTGGCAACATCGCCTTCCTTGAGATTTTTCTCATCACCGAAAAGAATGCAACCGACGTTGTCTTCCTCCAGGTTGAGCGCCATGCCGAATATGCCGCGCGGAAACTCGACCAGCTCGTTTGCCATCACATTATCCAGCCCATACACGTGAGCAATGCCGTCGCCCACCTGAATAATTTCACCAACCTCTTCAAAGTTGGTTTTCAACTGGAATTTTTCAATCTCTTTTTTGATTATCGTAGATATTTCTTTAGCTTTAGTTTCCATAGCGCTTTTAATTTTGTGTTAGGTACATTTTCATTTTTTTAAATTTATCCAAAACACTGGCATCGAATACCTGCCCATCCACTTTAACGATAAATCCACCGATAATAGCGGGATCAATTTGATTGTGAATTTGCAGATGAGCGTCAAAAAATCGCTCCAGCCGCACCTTCAATTGATCCTCGGCATCTGCGGGAAGCGGAACTGCAGTAATCACCGTCGCCCTCACCAGGGAATGCTTTTTGTCATATTGGGAATGAAAATCCTCGCGAATCTGAGGTAGAAGATTGGAACGGTTATTCTTCACCAACAAATTCACGAAATCAGCCAATAGTCCACCATGCAGATTTCTCACCAGGTTATCGATCAACTGAAGTTTTTTACTATGATTTGGCATGCGCAGGAGTTTTTTCAGCTCCGCATTATTTTCCACCTCGTCCGTAAACGCATCAAGCTGCGCCAGTAACTGATCAGTCTGATCGCGTTCACAGGCGATTTCAAAAAATGCGCGTGCATACCTTCTTGCTGTTGAAGTTATGACCATTGAAATTAGCTGAGTTCGTTAATATATTTTTTAATTAAATTTTTCTGGCTGTCATCATCCAGCGATTTGCCGATGACCTTTTGCGCCGCCAAAATTGACAAATCGACAGCATAATTTTTGATTTCAGAAATTGCCGCTTCTTTGCTTAAATCAATTTCCTGTTTCGCCCTCTGAAGCAGACGATCCGCATCCGCCCGCGCCTGAACGACAATTTCCTGCTTTATCTTTTCAGCGGCATCTTTGCTGTCCGCGATGATCCTGGCGGATTCTCTTTTTGCTCTCTCGATGAGCGCTTTTTGCTCCTCGAGATACTTCTCCGCCTGTTTTTGATCTTGATCAGCCTGCTCAAGCGCCGACTGGATTTTCTTTTCCCGCGTCTCCAGCACATCGAGAATCGGTTTCCAGGCAAGACGCTTGAGAATAAACAATAATAAAATAAAAGTTAATACGGTCCAAAAAATCGTCCCCGTATCCGGAGTTAATAGATCCATTATCAATAACCTTGAATTGTCAAATTAAAATAATTTCAAGCGATTTTTCTGATGTTCTTTTTTATTTGAAGCTTAATAAAAAAGAAATAACCAGCGCCAACAAAGCAAGTCCTTCAACCATACCGGCAGTGATAATCATCACGCTGCGGATATCGGTAGTTGCTTCCGGTTGTCTGGCGATACTTTCCACGGTACCTTTTCCGATCAAACCAATTCCTAAAGCGCCTCCAAGCACTGCTCCGGCAGCGCCAAGCCCAGCGGCCAAAAAGGCCATTGCAGCTTCCGTCATAATTCCTCCAAAATTAAAATTATTGTTTACTTATTATCAATGATCCGAACTAAGTCCTAACCCAATAAAAACCGCCGACAAAATCGTGAAAATATATGCCTGAATGAGCGCGATCAAAACTTCAAGCAAACTAACAAAAATATCCCCCACTATCGGCAATGGCGAAATAAAAATATTATGAAACAGAAATATCAGACCTATCATGGTAAAGATGACCAGATGCCCGCCAAACATATTTGCAAAAAGACGAATAGCCAACGCGAGATGTTTCGCGACCATGCCTAGTACCTCAGTGATAAAAATTAGCGGCATCATAATCTTTGGCACTCCGGAGGGCATAAAACTCTTTGCATATCCCTTAATTCCATTTTTCCTCACATTTGAAAATTGCACAATGAAAAATGTAAGCAATGCCAAAGATGCGGTCACAGAAATATTTCCGGTTGCAACCGCCCCGCCAGGCACCAAACCAAGCAAATTGCTACTCAAAATAAAGAAAAAAGCGGTCAATAAGTAGGGAGCATATCGGTAGCCGTCTTCTCCTAAATTTGGCTTAATAATGGTATCCTGAATAAAAAAAACAATCCACTCGATGAAATTCACCGGACCTTTAGGAACCAGTGACTTAGAGCGAACAATTAGTGGTAAAAATAAAATTAAAAAGGCGGCGACAATCCAGATCATTAATACATCTTTGGTGATCGAAAGATCCACATTAAAAATATGAATCGGATAAATCACGTGATCACTTACATTGTGCAT
The Calditrichota bacterium DNA segment above includes these coding regions:
- the atpH gene encoding ATP synthase F1 subunit delta encodes the protein MVITSTARRYARAFFEIACERDQTDQLLAQLDAFTDEVENNAELKKLLRMPNHSKKLQLIDNLVRNLHGGLLADFVNLLVKNNRSNLLPQIREDFHSQYDKKHSLVRATVITAVPLPADAEDQLKVRLERFFDAHLQIHNQIDPAIIGGFIVKVDGQVFDASVLDKFKKMKMYLTQN
- the atpB gene encoding F0F1 ATP synthase subunit A, whose product is MLKSIIDVVDGQNGGAEPGGTNIQEFIMHNVSDHVIYPIHIFNVDLSITKDVLMIWIVAAFLILFLPLIVRSKSLVPKGPVNFIEWIVFFIQDTIIKPNLGEDGYRYAPYLLTAFFFILSSNLLGLVPGGAVATGNISVTASLALLTFFIVQFSNVRKNGIKGYAKSFMPSGVPKIMMPLIFITEVLGMVAKHLALAIRLFANMFGGHLVIFTMIGLIFLFHNIFISPLPIVGDIFVSLLEVLIALIQAYIFTILSAVFIGLGLSSDH
- the atpF gene encoding F0F1 ATP synthase subunit B; this translates as MDLLTPDTGTIFWTVLTFILLLFILKRLAWKPILDVLETREKKIQSALEQADQDQKQAEKYLEEQKALIERAKRESARIIADSKDAAEKIKQEIVVQARADADRLLQRAKQEIDLSKEAAISEIKNYAVDLSILAAQKVIGKSLDDDSQKNLIKKYINELS
- the atpE gene encoding ATP synthase F0 subunit C, whose protein sequence is MTEAAMAFLAAGLGAAGAVLGGALGIGLIGKGTVESIARQPEATTDIRSVMIITAGMVEGLALLALVISFLLSFK